The following proteins come from a genomic window of Achromobacter deleyi:
- a CDS encoding LacI family DNA-binding transcriptional regulator: protein MMVFDVNKPIRERKLATLAEVAALAGVSTATADRVLNRRPGVRNSTAQRVLKAAAELDYLPEADLYAAMAPEPMRLVILLPRGSNRFLRMLGDSVSYAHEHFAPLNARCQVDYVESFNPEALAQALLHHGRRADGIAFMALEHPVVREAVNALAQRGVPTVTLISDLANSARVAYVGLDNRAAGRTAGYLIARFIGPRAAHVALIAGSRHYRAHEEREGGFLQLYAEQFQAMQVVDLREGYDDAQRNYEQTRQLLEQYPQLAGIYNIGGASDGVARALKEAGLQHRVVFIGHGLTPDTRALLIDGTMDAVITQSPVEALMSCVRIFCNVRDKRSPMSGVEMNRSQVILRENLP from the coding sequence ATGATGGTTTTTGATGTGAATAAGCCCATTCGCGAACGCAAGCTGGCGACCCTGGCCGAGGTCGCGGCGCTGGCCGGCGTGTCCACCGCCACGGCCGACCGCGTGCTGAACCGGCGCCCCGGCGTGCGCAACAGCACCGCGCAACGCGTGCTCAAGGCCGCGGCCGAACTCGACTACCTGCCCGAGGCCGACCTGTACGCCGCCATGGCGCCCGAGCCCATGCGGCTGGTGATCCTGCTGCCGCGCGGCAGCAACCGCTTCCTGCGCATGCTGGGCGACAGCGTGAGCTACGCGCACGAGCATTTCGCGCCGCTCAACGCGCGCTGCCAGGTCGACTATGTCGAGAGCTTCAACCCCGAGGCCCTGGCGCAGGCGCTGCTGCATCACGGCCGGCGCGCCGACGGCATCGCCTTCATGGCGCTGGAGCATCCGGTGGTGCGCGAGGCCGTCAACGCGCTGGCGCAGCGCGGCGTGCCGACGGTGACGCTGATCTCCGACCTGGCCAACAGCGCGCGCGTGGCCTACGTGGGCCTGGACAACCGCGCCGCCGGCCGCACCGCCGGCTACCTGATCGCGCGCTTCATCGGTCCGCGCGCCGCGCACGTGGCGCTGATCGCCGGTTCGCGCCACTACCGCGCCCATGAGGAACGCGAGGGCGGCTTCCTGCAGCTGTACGCCGAGCAGTTCCAGGCCATGCAGGTGGTGGACCTGCGCGAAGGCTACGACGACGCGCAGCGCAACTACGAGCAGACGCGCCAGCTGCTGGAGCAATACCCGCAGCTGGCCGGCATCTACAACATCGGCGGCGCCTCCGACGGTGTGGCGCGGGCGCTGAAGGAAGCCGGCCTGCAGCACCGCGTGGTGTTCATCGGCCACGGCCTGACGCCGGACACGCGCGCGCTGCTGATCGACGGCACCATGGACGCCGTCATCACGCAAAGCCCGGTCGAGGCGCTGATGAGCTGCGTGCGCATTTTCTGCAACGTGCGCGACAAGCGCAGCCCCATGAGCGGGGTGGAGATGAACCGCAGCCAGGTGATCCTGCGCGAGAACCTGCCGTGA
- a CDS encoding FAD-dependent monooxygenase produces the protein MPHTLLIQGASIAGPALAYWLARDGHDVTVVERAPAIRTGGYKIDVRGPACDVLRGMGLYDAAHGQHVGMRRATFVDAAGRPLASLDADTFGMREPGDIELMRGDLARILYEATRDRVRYMFSDSVAAIDQVGREVDVRFHGGTRRRFDAVIGADGLHSGLRALVFGAEKAFLRHLGMYVAIGSVPNELGLEHEEVAYLAPHRLVNVYSADRSGDAKALFLFRASGLDVRHDDTGAQRRLLRQVMLTDLGAAQRWRIPELLARMDEAPDFYFDSISQVVMPQWAHGRVGLIGDAAYCASPASGQGVSLALVGARILAQELGRADAPEAFRACHARMHGFVLRNQQLAEDFRSLLPTSPRGAWAQRLALRLMRFAPVRSLAFGPQQRRYRQAISGIDLPGAPSPARPAAGDA, from the coding sequence ATGCCCCACACCCTTCTCATCCAAGGCGCCAGCATCGCCGGCCCCGCCCTGGCCTACTGGCTGGCGCGGGATGGCCACGACGTGACCGTGGTCGAACGCGCGCCAGCCATCCGCACCGGCGGCTACAAGATCGACGTGCGCGGCCCCGCCTGCGACGTGCTGCGCGGCATGGGCCTCTACGACGCCGCCCACGGCCAGCACGTGGGCATGCGCCGCGCGACCTTCGTCGACGCGGCCGGCCGGCCACTGGCGAGCCTGGACGCCGACACCTTCGGCATGCGCGAGCCGGGAGACATCGAACTGATGCGCGGCGACCTGGCGCGGATCCTGTACGAGGCCACGCGCGACCGCGTGCGCTACATGTTCTCGGACTCCGTGGCGGCCATCGACCAGGTCGGCCGTGAAGTCGACGTCCGCTTCCACGGCGGGACGCGGCGCCGGTTCGACGCGGTGATCGGCGCCGACGGCCTGCATTCGGGCCTGCGGGCGCTGGTGTTCGGCGCGGAAAAGGCATTCCTGCGGCACCTGGGCATGTATGTCGCGATCGGCAGCGTGCCGAACGAGCTGGGCCTCGAACACGAAGAGGTCGCCTATCTCGCGCCGCATCGCCTTGTCAACGTCTACAGCGCCGACCGCAGCGGCGACGCCAAAGCGCTGTTCCTGTTCCGCGCGTCGGGCCTGGACGTTCGCCATGACGATACTGGCGCGCAGCGGCGGCTGTTGCGCCAGGTGATGCTGACGGACCTGGGCGCCGCGCAGCGCTGGCGCATCCCCGAGCTGCTGGCGCGGATGGACGAGGCGCCGGATTTCTACTTCGATTCGATCAGCCAGGTGGTGATGCCGCAATGGGCCCATGGCCGCGTCGGGTTGATCGGCGATGCCGCCTACTGCGCGTCACCGGCGTCGGGGCAAGGCGTCAGCCTCGCGCTTGTCGGCGCCCGCATCCTGGCCCAGGAACTGGGCCGGGCCGACGCCCCCGAAGCGTTTCGCGCCTGCCATGCGCGCATGCATGGCTTTGTCCTGCGCAACCAACAGCTGGCCGAAGACTTCCGCTCGCTGCTGCCGACCTCGCCGCGCGGGGCCTGGGCCCAGCGGCTCGCGCTGCGCTTGATGCGGTTCGCGCCGGTCCGGTCGCTGGCTTTCGGGCCGCAGCAGCGGCGCTACCGGCAAGCGATCTCGGGCATTGATCTGCCGGGGGCGCCGTCCCCCGCGCGGCCCGCTGCCGGCGACGCGTGA
- a CDS encoding AraC family transcriptional regulator, with protein MPILDSFRASDFIEPDAIARPVVAYGVRFDSKGSELAPHQHRKAQIMLASRGVLACEAEGGVWIVPPGSALWVPGGVPHRVSAAGSVEGYSVFIEAQACAALPAACCMMSVSPLLRELIVRCASYPAVAPEGGIEAHVATLLLLEAAASATERFFLPMPRDPRLRRIFDALAAAPANPGTLEDWAGRSAVSGRTLSRLVRAETGMSFGRWRQRIQVALSILRLAQGATVQAVALELGYESAGSFVTMFRKVIGTSPARFMAERLARDARGDTGLASG; from the coding sequence ATGCCGATCCTGGACAGCTTTCGCGCCAGCGACTTCATCGAGCCCGACGCGATCGCGCGTCCGGTCGTCGCCTATGGCGTGCGCTTCGATTCCAAGGGCAGCGAGCTGGCCCCGCACCAGCACCGCAAGGCGCAGATCATGCTGGCGTCGCGCGGCGTGCTGGCCTGCGAGGCGGAAGGCGGCGTCTGGATCGTGCCGCCGGGCAGCGCGCTGTGGGTGCCGGGCGGCGTGCCCCACCGGGTCAGCGCGGCCGGCTCGGTCGAGGGCTACAGCGTATTCATCGAGGCGCAGGCGTGCGCCGCGCTGCCCGCGGCCTGTTGCATGATGTCGGTGTCGCCGCTCCTGCGCGAACTGATCGTGCGCTGCGCCAGCTACCCCGCGGTGGCGCCCGAGGGCGGCATCGAAGCGCACGTGGCGACGCTGTTGCTGCTGGAGGCCGCCGCTTCGGCCACCGAGCGTTTCTTCCTGCCGATGCCGCGCGATCCGCGCCTGCGCCGCATCTTCGACGCCCTGGCGGCCGCGCCGGCCAATCCCGGCACGCTGGAAGACTGGGCCGGACGCAGCGCGGTCAGCGGCCGCACGCTGTCCCGGCTGGTGCGGGCCGAGACCGGCATGAGCTTCGGCCGCTGGCGCCAGCGGATCCAGGTCGCGTTGTCGATCCTGCGCCTGGCGCAGGGCGCCACCGTGCAGGCCGTCGCCCTGGAACTGGGCTATGAAAGCGCGGGCAGCTTCGTGACGATGTTCAGGAAGGTCATCGGCACCTCGCCGGCGCGCTTCATGGCCGAGCGTCTGGCGCGCGACGCGCGTGGCGATACGGGGCTGGCGAGCGGCTGA
- a CDS encoding TRAP transporter substrate-binding protein: MKLLTRRSALRRLCALPAAAALGGGFPLIARAADYSLKYGNNLPVSHPLNIRAQEAADRILKESNGRVDIKIFPNNQLGGDTDMLAQVRSGGIDFFTPSALVIATLVPVAAINAVGFAFKDYGQVWGAMDGALGAHVRAAIAQRRLYAFEKMWDNGFRQTTSSKAPVTRAADMDGLKIRVPVSPLPISMFKGLGAAPASLQFSEVYSSLQTKVVDAQENPLPIIQVAKLYEVQKYCSLTNHIWDGYWFIANGRMWEGLPQDLKTVVARGINEAGLAQREDIKKLNASVQADLEGKGLTFNQPAADSFRDQLRKAGFYGEWQQRFGQEAWGLLEQAVGKLA; encoded by the coding sequence ATGAAGCTGCTCACCCGCCGCAGTGCCTTGCGCCGCCTGTGCGCCCTTCCCGCCGCGGCCGCCCTGGGCGGCGGTTTCCCGTTGATCGCCCGGGCCGCCGACTATTCGCTGAAGTACGGCAACAACCTGCCCGTCTCGCACCCGCTGAACATCCGCGCCCAGGAAGCCGCCGACCGCATCCTCAAGGAAAGCAACGGCCGCGTCGACATCAAGATCTTCCCCAACAACCAGCTCGGCGGCGACACCGACATGCTGGCCCAGGTGCGCTCGGGGGGCATCGACTTCTTCACGCCGTCGGCGCTGGTGATCGCCACGCTGGTGCCGGTGGCCGCCATCAACGCCGTCGGCTTCGCCTTCAAGGACTACGGCCAGGTCTGGGGCGCCATGGACGGCGCGCTCGGCGCCCACGTGCGCGCCGCCATCGCGCAGCGCCGCCTCTACGCCTTCGAGAAGATGTGGGACAACGGCTTTCGCCAGACCACCAGCAGCAAGGCGCCGGTCACCCGCGCCGCCGACATGGACGGCCTGAAGATCCGCGTGCCGGTCAGCCCGCTGCCCATCTCGATGTTCAAGGGCCTGGGCGCGGCGCCGGCCAGCCTGCAATTCAGCGAGGTCTATTCCTCGCTGCAGACCAAGGTGGTGGACGCGCAGGAGAACCCGCTGCCCATCATCCAGGTGGCCAAGCTGTACGAGGTGCAGAAGTACTGCTCGCTGACCAACCACATCTGGGACGGCTACTGGTTCATCGCCAATGGCCGCATGTGGGAAGGCCTGCCGCAGGACCTGAAGACGGTGGTGGCGCGCGGCATCAACGAGGCCGGCCTGGCGCAGCGCGAGGACATCAAGAAGCTCAACGCCTCGGTGCAGGCCGACCTGGAAGGCAAGGGCCTGACGTTCAACCAGCCCGCCGCCGACAGCTTCCGCGACCAGCTGCGCAAGGCCGGTTTCTACGGCGAATGGCAGCAGCGCTTCGGCCAGGAAGCCTGGGGCCTGCTGGAGCAGGCCGTCGGCAAGCTCGCCTGA